Proteins from a genomic interval of Oscillatoria salina IIICB1:
- a CDS encoding response regulator, which yields MAKILVVDDDFTTQLILEEALQSEGYQVRVAQNGKDAWQIVQQWHPDSIVCDWMMPQMDGLSFCKLIKADPDLTTTFFILLTAREQVSDRVQGLDGGADDFLSKPIEIEELLARVRSGLRLQSLTRQLSQANLRLNQAFSELQQTQAKLVQSEKMFSLSKMVEGIAHEINNPITFIYSNLQYLEDYHRDLFELLSLYQQEVTNPSSFLQEKLATVELDFLVSDLPKLLMSMKTGAERIRQIILSVRNFSRLSEEGLKKVDIHEGLDNTLLILQSRLSTANSRFIRVVKEYGDLPLIECYPKEMNQVFWQIITNAIDALEEKQKAIEANYLWCQGKVKSKSCCPSSEVSKEEVFDWTPKITISTKLLDRERILIQIINNGLLLPIEIQDKIFEPFFTTKSIGKGKGLGLFISYQIVVEQHQGSLKTIATQEGGTEFQIELPVSLVANKNSFKFD from the coding sequence ATGGCAAAAATTCTTGTTGTTGATGATGATTTTACTACTCAACTTATTCTTGAAGAGGCTTTGCAAAGCGAAGGTTATCAAGTTAGAGTTGCTCAAAATGGTAAAGATGCTTGGCAGATCGTCCAGCAATGGCATCCAGATTCGATCGTTTGCGACTGGATGATGCCCCAAATGGACGGTTTAAGTTTTTGTAAGTTGATTAAAGCCGATCCAGATTTGACGACCACGTTTTTTATTTTACTAACGGCACGAGAACAAGTTAGCGATCGCGTTCAAGGGCTTGATGGTGGTGCTGATGATTTTCTCTCTAAACCAATTGAAATTGAAGAATTGTTAGCCAGAGTGCGATCGGGACTGCGATTGCAAAGTTTGACTCGACAATTGTCTCAAGCCAATTTACGCTTAAATCAGGCATTTTCTGAGTTACAGCAAACTCAAGCCAAACTGGTTCAAAGTGAAAAAATGTTCAGTTTGAGCAAAATGGTTGAAGGAATTGCCCACGAAATTAATAATCCAATTACTTTTATTTACAGCAATCTTCAATACCTAGAAGATTATCATCGTGATTTATTCGAGTTATTAAGTTTATATCAGCAAGAAGTTACTAATCCTAGTTCTTTCTTACAAGAGAAGTTAGCCACGGTTGAACTAGATTTTTTAGTTAGTGATTTACCTAAATTACTAATGTCTATGAAAACTGGTGCCGAACGCATTCGTCAGATTATTCTTTCTGTACGCAATTTTTCTCGACTTAGTGAAGAAGGACTAAAAAAGGTCGATATTCACGAAGGACTTGACAATACTTTATTGATCTTGCAGTCGCGATTGTCAACGGCAAATTCTCGTTTTATTCGTGTTGTGAAAGAATACGGCGATTTACCTCTAATTGAATGTTATCCGAAGGAGATGAATCAAGTATTTTGGCAGATTATTACTAATGCAATTGATGCTCTGGAAGAAAAACAAAAAGCTATCGAAGCTAATTATCTTTGGTGTCAAGGAAAGGTGAAAAGTAAGAGTTGCTGCCCTTCTTCAGAAGTAAGTAAAGAAGAGGTTTTTGATTGGACACCGAAGATTACAATTAGTACCAAATTACTCGATCGCGAGCGAATTTTAATTCAAATTATTAATAATGGTCTGCTTTTACCAATAGAGATTCAAGATAAAATTTTTGAGCCATTTTTTACTACTAAATCTATTGGTAAAGGTAAGGGTTTAGGTTTATTTATTAGTTACCAAATCGTTGTCGAACAACATCAAGGTAGCTTAAAGACAATTGCTACTCAGGAAGGGGGAACTGAATTTCAAATTGAACTACCAGTTTCCTTAGTTGCTAATAAAAATAGCTTCAAATTCGATTAA
- a CDS encoding NfeD family protein, whose amino-acid sequence MLSVYFFCFLIGGIFVALSVVAGFDGVEFDNDFDTDLEITDTPDEEEESGRRTQLKYRRVWLPIFSLRFWTFGTCFFGLTGILLSRLELSPEQVAYISLAIGIFCGTAIAWVLRGLRRRKVDSLVRSHDLIGLEARVEIPFAADSRGKVSVSVKGSTVALLAYTEEDRDFAVGETVYVVGMEENRVWVVSEENFIKD is encoded by the coding sequence ATGCTTTCAGTCTACTTTTTTTGTTTCCTAATTGGTGGCATTTTTGTTGCTCTCTCAGTAGTAGCAGGGTTTGATGGTGTTGAATTTGATAACGATTTTGATACTGATTTAGAAATTACTGACACACCAGATGAAGAAGAAGAGTCAGGAAGAAGAACCCAACTCAAGTATCGACGTGTTTGGCTACCGATATTTAGCTTAAGATTTTGGACATTTGGGACTTGTTTTTTTGGACTGACAGGTATTTTGTTGTCAAGGTTAGAACTGAGTCCAGAACAAGTTGCTTATATTTCCTTAGCAATTGGTATTTTCTGCGGTACAGCGATCGCGTGGGTGTTACGCGGTTTACGACGACGCAAGGTAGATAGTCTGGTGCGTTCCCACGATTTGATCGGTTTGGAAGCTAGGGTAGAAATACCTTTCGCTGCTGATAGTCGGGGAAAAGTTAGCGTTAGTGTCAAGGGTTCGACGGTAGCTTTACTCGCTTACACCGAAGAGGATCGTGATTTTGCTGTGGGAGAAACGGTTTATGTCGTGGGAATGGAAGAAAATCGCGTCTGGGTAGTGTCGGAAGAAAATTTTATTAAGGATTAG
- a CDS encoding PAS domain S-box protein — protein sequence MEFIKNFWTQGNFIPHGHCYLWKPGLVGLHVGSDLLTALSYYLIGGMLISLHRKREDLPFDWLFWYFAAFIICCGTTHLLEVWTLWYPTYWFSGFVKAITGVVSFLTAILVIRVFPQALTITTPRQLLALNQKLEAAIAERKLAETALRKSQQMLYVVMDTIPEAIFWKNQELVYLGCNQNFSQLVGLNNPKEIVGKKDEDLPWEANEAEFFSEGETEALATGNPQNRVSENISKSNSEPRWFELNKIPLHNEEGAVFGVLGTIEDISDRVSSQQAQTRLTAILEATTDLVSIADNSGKIIYLNQAGRQLLGIDRDEQLTNLQIADLVPLEEVDKIRNQCTSGKENESGIWVGENTLKNPEGREIPLSQVAIAHKSENTQKVKFISTIARDISAAKLAEAALLQAKAELENRVEERTAQLQQTIKQLEIEVKERTAAETALQESQAQLQAILDNAPSVIYLKTLEGKLLLVNRKFETLFKIAAAAVIGKNDYDLFPREIADKFRENDRKILENKVAMKWEEIVPHDDGIHTYLSVKFPLLNSEGMVYAIGGISTDITERKQGEEALQESEHRYRTLIEATTQIIWHTPANGEFISEQPRWSSFTGQSFEEYQGWGWLNAVHQGDREKTQQAWSNALNNHTTYEIEHRLHRHDGEYRYMSVRGVPVLAEDNSVREWIGIHTDITERKQYAAALERERQQLRQIVTHAPVAMAIFDTEMRYVAYSDRWLEENDLVGTSPVGQNYYEISKKIGKQCRQLHQRALKGEILSASEELLEFADGTEVYLRWAIHPWYAPNGEVGGIVIVTTRIDELVNAREAALENARLKSQFLANMSHEIRTPMNGVLGMAGLLQRTELTPKQQDFVQGISTSAEHLLAIINDILDFSKLEAGEMELETLDFNLDGCLEAIIDLLATQAEEKGLELAILVDREVPRHLKGDPGRLRQVLLNLVGNAIKFTSEGEVVVRVHCQENSHLVVCFEVSDTGIGIPQAAQSKLFQSFSQIDASTTRKYGGTGLGLAICKQLVDLMGGKIGVKSRVGEGSTFWFTVQFSEPETTAGSDLPPSLTELKLLIADASATVRQSVRYLAAAWGMKLDEVADADAALSALQEGVASGKPYDAVIFDQQLFTRNGDSLAEVINSDRALVETKLVLMTSMQQPEDTSELSDLGISSTIGKPVRASRLFDALLTAMENDFAEILQARRKRSQQNSAFVPRCDLNILLAEDHPINQEVILNQLDLLGYEADLAVNGEQALQMLAEKAYDLVLMDCQMPLLDGYAATRQLRQWESEGKFGKQSHQVVVIALTAHALPEDREKCLAAGMDDYLSKPVNQDDLGTKLQQWATQLEKLPRQRELRQKRTQPQPRKSSIGESSDVVLDFERLRAISRGKIAFQRRLLTIFLEKSRSDLGEIREAIAVRDFTKIQGYGHRLKGSSGNVGARKLSDLANRLENIGRDRIIAGSSEVLEAIEEHLEQIAILLQNQFPE from the coding sequence ATGGAATTCATCAAAAATTTTTGGACACAAGGAAATTTCATTCCCCACGGACATTGTTATTTGTGGAAGCCGGGATTAGTAGGACTGCACGTAGGTTCGGATTTGCTAACGGCACTATCTTATTATCTAATAGGTGGGATGCTAATTTCCCTGCACAGAAAGCGAGAAGATTTGCCTTTTGATTGGCTTTTCTGGTATTTTGCTGCTTTTATTATTTGTTGCGGGACAACTCATTTACTAGAAGTTTGGACGCTGTGGTATCCTACTTATTGGTTTTCGGGATTTGTGAAAGCGATTACGGGTGTAGTTTCTTTTCTCACAGCTATCTTAGTAATCCGAGTTTTTCCTCAAGCATTAACAATTACTACTCCCAGACAACTGTTAGCATTAAACCAGAAATTAGAAGCCGCGATCGCGGAACGGAAGTTAGCAGAAACAGCACTGCGTAAGTCCCAACAAATGCTTTACGTGGTGATGGATACAATTCCCGAAGCAATTTTCTGGAAAAATCAAGAATTAGTTTATCTCGGTTGCAATCAGAACTTTTCTCAATTGGTAGGTTTGAATAACCCGAAAGAAATTGTTGGGAAAAAAGACGAAGATTTACCTTGGGAAGCAAACGAAGCCGAATTTTTTAGCGAAGGCGAAACGGAAGCTTTAGCAACAGGTAATCCCCAAAATCGAGTGAGTGAAAACATCAGCAAAAGTAACTCAGAACCAAGGTGGTTTGAACTGAACAAAATCCCCCTTCACAACGAAGAAGGAGCAGTTTTTGGGGTTTTGGGTACAATCGAAGATATTAGCGATCGCGTCTCCTCCCAACAAGCTCAAACACGACTCACCGCAATTTTAGAAGCAACCACCGACTTAGTTAGTATCGCCGATAACTCTGGTAAGATTATTTATCTCAATCAAGCAGGTCGTCAACTGCTCGGAATCGATCGAGACGAACAACTTACCAACTTGCAAATAGCCGATCTTGTACCCTTAGAAGAGGTTGACAAAATACGCAATCAATGCACTAGCGGCAAAGAAAATGAATCAGGAATTTGGGTAGGAGAAAATACCCTAAAAAATCCAGAGGGAAGAGAAATCCCCCTTTCCCAAGTAGCGATCGCCCATAAATCAGAAAATACTCAAAAAGTAAAATTCATTTCCACAATTGCCCGCGATATTAGCGCCGCCAAACTTGCCGAAGCAGCACTTTTGCAAGCAAAAGCCGAATTAGAAAATCGCGTGGAAGAACGTACCGCCCAACTTCAACAAACAATTAAACAACTAGAAATAGAAGTAAAAGAACGCACCGCCGCCGAAACAGCTTTACAAGAAAGCCAAGCCCAGCTACAAGCAATTTTAGATAACGCACCTTCAGTAATTTACTTAAAAACCCTGGAAGGAAAATTATTATTAGTTAACCGTAAATTTGAAACCCTATTCAAGATAGCAGCAGCAGCAGTAATCGGCAAAAACGACTACGACCTATTTCCCAGGGAAATAGCCGATAAATTTCGCGAAAATGACCGAAAAATTCTCGAAAACAAAGTAGCAATGAAATGGGAAGAAATCGTCCCTCACGATGATGGAATTCACACTTATCTGTCAGTGAAATTTCCGCTATTAAACAGCGAAGGAATGGTTTATGCAATTGGGGGCATTTCCACCGACATCACCGAACGCAAACAAGGAGAAGAAGCACTCCAGGAAAGCGAACATCGCTACCGGACATTAATCGAAGCCACAACCCAAATTATTTGGCATACCCCAGCCAATGGAGAATTTATCAGCGAACAACCACGTTGGAGTAGCTTCACCGGACAAAGCTTTGAGGAATACCAAGGTTGGGGCTGGTTAAACGCAGTTCATCAAGGCGATCGCGAAAAAACGCAACAAGCTTGGTCAAACGCCCTCAACAACCATACTACTTACGAAATCGAACATCGCTTACACCGTCATGATGGCGAATATCGCTACATGAGCGTTCGGGGAGTTCCCGTTTTAGCCGAAGATAATAGCGTCCGCGAGTGGATTGGCATCCACACCGATATTACCGAACGCAAGCAATACGCAGCCGCCCTCGAACGAGAAAGACAACAATTACGACAAATTGTGACCCACGCCCCCGTCGCAATGGCAATATTCGATACCGAAATGCGTTATGTTGCCTATAGCGACAGATGGTTAGAAGAAAACGATTTAGTGGGAACATCTCCTGTCGGTCAAAATTACTACGAAATTAGCAAAAAAATAGGCAAACAATGCCGCCAACTGCATCAAAGAGCCCTCAAAGGAGAAATTCTCTCTGCTTCCGAAGAGTTATTAGAATTTGCCGACGGAACAGAAGTTTATCTGCGTTGGGCAATTCATCCGTGGTATGCTCCGAACGGCGAAGTTGGCGGCATCGTGATTGTCACTACTCGCATTGACGAACTGGTAAATGCAAGAGAAGCTGCATTGGAAAACGCCCGCCTCAAATCTCAATTCCTTGCTAATATGAGTCACGAAATTCGCACGCCGATGAACGGAGTCCTAGGTATGGCGGGACTGTTGCAAAGAACTGAACTCACACCAAAACAGCAAGATTTCGTCCAAGGAATTTCTACCAGTGCCGAACATTTGCTGGCAATTATTAACGATATCCTCGACTTTTCCAAGTTAGAAGCCGGGGAAATGGAGTTAGAAACCTTAGATTTTAATCTCGATGGTTGCTTAGAGGCAATTATCGACCTCTTAGCCACCCAAGCAGAAGAAAAAGGACTCGAATTAGCAATTTTAGTCGATCGCGAAGTACCGAGACACCTGAAAGGAGATCCCGGTCGCCTGCGTCAAGTATTACTCAACTTGGTGGGAAATGCGATTAAATTTACTTCTGAAGGTGAAGTAGTGGTCCGAGTTCACTGTCAAGAAAACTCTCATTTGGTAGTTTGCTTTGAAGTTAGCGACACGGGAATTGGCATTCCTCAAGCAGCCCAATCTAAGTTATTTCAGTCGTTTTCCCAAATTGACGCTTCGACTACTCGCAAGTATGGCGGTACGGGATTAGGACTTGCCATCTGTAAGCAGTTAGTTGACTTAATGGGAGGAAAAATTGGCGTAAAAAGCAGGGTGGGAGAAGGTTCGACTTTTTGGTTCACTGTGCAATTTAGCGAACCGGAGACAACTGCTGGATCTGATTTACCACCCAGCTTGACAGAATTGAAACTCTTAATTGCCGATGCTTCGGCGACGGTACGTCAATCAGTGCGCTATTTGGCTGCGGCTTGGGGGATGAAGTTAGACGAAGTAGCCGATGCTGATGCAGCTTTAAGTGCTTTGCAAGAAGGTGTTGCTAGTGGTAAGCCTTATGATGCGGTTATCTTTGACCAACAGTTATTCACGAGGAATGGAGATAGTTTAGCAGAAGTGATTAACAGCGATCGCGCTTTGGTAGAAACAAAGTTGGTATTGATGACTTCGATGCAGCAACCGGAGGATACCTCGGAATTATCGGATTTAGGTATTTCTAGCACGATCGGCAAACCCGTGCGAGCATCTCGCTTGTTTGACGCATTATTGACAGCGATGGAAAACGATTTTGCCGAAATTTTGCAAGCAAGGCGAAAACGCAGCCAACAAAATTCAGCTTTTGTTCCTCGCTGCGATCTCAATATTTTATTGGCAGAAGACCATCCGATCAATCAAGAGGTGATTTTGAATCAATTAGATTTGTTGGGTTATGAAGCAGATTTAGCTGTTAATGGCGAACAAGCTTTGCAAATGCTGGCAGAGAAAGCATACGATCTAGTCTTGATGGATTGTCAGATGCCTTTGCTAGACGGTTATGCAGCTACTAGACAACTGCGACAGTGGGAAAGTGAGGGTAAATTCGGTAAACAAAGTCATCAGGTTGTAGTTATTGCTTTAACTGCCCATGCTTTGCCCGAAGATCGAGAAAAATGTCTGGCTGCGGGGATGGATGATTATCTGAGTAAGCCAGTTAATCAAGATGATTTAGGAACTAAGTTGCAGCAATGGGCGACGCAGTTAGAAAAATTGCCCAGACAAAGAGAGTTGCGTCAAAAAAGAACACAACCACAGCCGAGGAAATCTTCAATTGGGGAAAGTTCGGATGTAGTTTTAGATTTTGAGCGCTTGAGGGCGATTTCTCGCGGCAAAATTGCTTTTCAGCGACGGCTATTGACAATTTTCCTGGAAAAAAGCCGATCGGATTTGGGGGAAATTAGAGAGGCGATCGCGGTTCGAGATTTTACGAAAATTCAAGGATACGGTCATCGCTTGAAAGGATCGAGTGGTAATGTCGGAGCGCGTAAGTTAAGCGATTTGGCTAACCGGTTGGAAAATATCGGTCGAGATCGCATAATTGCAGGTAGCAGCGAAGTTTTGGAGGCTATTGAGGAACACTTAGAACAAATCGCTATTTTGCTGCAAAATCAATTCCCAGAATAA
- a CDS encoding sulfotransferase family protein, whose translation MERLLELHQQVAKILSHQLFFIAGAPKSGTTWVQRLLDAHPEIVCSGEGHFPDKLAEPLANVFKGYNEHQRLVSDRVYENKPYYNGLSPEHFDFTVLSLMCLVINQRQIEENVKCIGDKTPRYTFYLEYLGNLLPKAKFIHVIRDGRDVVVSVCHHAYRAGDKEALQTNSPKFLQYTANFAKTWAENVQAARNFGKMEPNRYLEIRYEDLHENGETAIANLLDFLKVSQTPELIATCQETADFKKWSGGREKGEEKKTSFFRKGIIGDWKNYFNDSSLKVFQQYSGNLLTELGYK comes from the coding sequence ATGGAACGTCTGTTAGAACTTCACCAACAAGTTGCCAAGATATTATCTCATCAGTTATTCTTTATTGCAGGCGCTCCCAAATCTGGGACAACTTGGGTACAAAGGTTATTAGACGCGCATCCAGAAATTGTTTGTTCGGGAGAAGGACATTTCCCCGATAAACTTGCGGAACCTTTAGCGAACGTATTTAAAGGTTACAATGAACATCAGCGTTTAGTCAGCGATCGCGTTTACGAAAACAAACCTTACTACAACGGTTTAAGTCCAGAACATTTTGATTTTACCGTCCTTTCCCTGATGTGTTTAGTAATAAATCAGCGCCAAATCGAGGAAAATGTCAAGTGTATCGGCGATAAAACCCCGCGTTATACTTTTTACTTAGAATATCTCGGCAATCTTCTCCCTAAAGCCAAATTTATCCACGTTATCCGCGACGGAAGAGACGTAGTTGTCTCTGTTTGTCATCATGCTTATCGGGCTGGAGATAAAGAAGCTTTACAAACCAATTCACCTAAATTCTTACAATACACCGCCAATTTTGCCAAAACTTGGGCAGAAAACGTGCAAGCAGCGCGTAATTTTGGTAAAATGGAGCCGAATCGCTATCTCGAAATTCGCTACGAAGACTTACACGAAAATGGAGAAACAGCGATCGCTAATTTACTCGATTTCCTCAAAGTTAGTCAAACCCCAGAATTAATCGCTACTTGTCAAGAAACAGCAGACTTTAAAAAATGGTCGGGAGGTAGAGAAAAAGGTGAAGAAAAGAAAACCTCTTTTTTTCGTAAAGGAATTATCGGCGACTGGAAAAACTATTTCAACGATTCAAGTTTAAAAGTTTTTCAGCAATACAGTGGTAATCTTTTGACTGAATTAGGTTATAAATAA
- a CDS encoding flotillin family protein has protein sequence MENQFASVEYLATTKPAEEITTTEVAQLQPVIAQTDTLGSQVISALPIALSLFGVILIIWFLNTFMRICKPNEILVLAGRKRRTKEGQEIGYRVIFGGRTICIPILEQVKNMDLTTMPVPVEVRNAYSKGGTPLNIQAIANVKISSNPKIVGNAIERFLDHDRKEIARVARETLEGNLRGVVATLTPEQLNEDRLRFAERIANDVSRDLSKLGLHLDTLKIQSVSDDVDYLSSIGRRQIALIQRDAEIAESNAIAEAEQIEADCDRQAEVAQTQAKTFIQEKENELRKIKAELEQLARSEEERTTAAAKEARAKAEQKLQTVRAELERLRLEADEVLPAEAARQAKELLAKGEAAVFAENAKAAALVNDMLSQVWQETGTDAAELFLIQQIEMVLQQAAQIPGRVRLNKINVIDNGDGKALASLANAYPEIVSQFLTQVDKTLGIDVAGTLTSHNRNGKS, from the coding sequence ATGGAAAATCAATTTGCATCAGTAGAATATCTTGCTACTACTAAACCAGCAGAGGAAATTACGACAACTGAAGTGGCGCAATTGCAACCAGTTATAGCGCAAACTGACACTTTAGGCAGTCAAGTTATATCCGCTTTGCCGATCGCGTTATCTTTGTTTGGTGTCATCCTGATTATCTGGTTTCTCAATACGTTTATGCGAATCTGTAAACCTAATGAAATTTTAGTCTTAGCAGGTCGCAAGCGACGCACGAAAGAAGGACAAGAAATTGGTTATCGGGTAATTTTTGGCGGGAGAACAATTTGCATTCCCATCCTCGAACAAGTGAAAAACATGGATTTAACTACCATGCCAGTACCAGTAGAGGTACGCAATGCTTATTCTAAAGGAGGAACGCCACTAAATATTCAAGCGATCGCCAATGTCAAAATTTCCAGTAACCCGAAAATAGTTGGTAACGCGATCGAACGTTTTCTTGATCACGATCGCAAAGAAATTGCCCGTGTCGCGAGAGAAACTCTTGAAGGTAATTTGCGCGGTGTTGTCGCTACTTTGACTCCCGAACAACTCAACGAAGATCGCTTGCGTTTCGCCGAACGTATTGCTAATGATGTTTCTCGCGATCTCTCGAAACTCGGCTTACATCTAGATACGCTGAAAATTCAAAGCGTTTCCGACGATGTTGATTATCTCAGTTCCATCGGTCGCCGTCAAATTGCCTTAATTCAGCGCGACGCAGAAATCGCCGAATCAAATGCGATCGCCGAAGCCGAACAAATCGAAGCCGACTGCGATCGCCAAGCAGAAGTCGCCCAAACTCAAGCCAAAACTTTTATTCAGGAAAAAGAAAACGAATTACGCAAAATCAAGGCAGAACTCGAACAATTAGCCCGTTCTGAAGAAGAACGTACCACAGCAGCCGCCAAAGAAGCTAGAGCCAAAGCCGAACAAAAACTCCAAACAGTTCGCGCCGAATTGGAAAGATTACGCCTCGAAGCTGATGAAGTTTTACCCGCAGAAGCAGCCAGACAAGCTAAAGAATTACTTGCTAAAGGTGAAGCAGCCGTATTTGCTGAAAATGCTAAAGCCGCAGCTTTAGTTAACGATATGCTTTCTCAAGTTTGGCAAGAAACAGGTACTGATGCGGCGGAATTATTCTTAATTCAGCAGATAGAAATGGTCTTACAACAAGCAGCACAAATTCCCGGTCGCGTGCGTTTAAACAAAATCAATGTTATCGATAATGGCGACGGAAAAGCCCTTGCTTCCCTAGCAAATGCTTATCCAGAAATTGTCAGTCAGTTTTTAACCCAAGTTGATAAAACTCTCGGTATTGATGTTGCAGGTACGCTTACCAGTCACAATAGAAATGGTAAAAGTTAA
- a CDS encoding flotillin family protein, with amino-acid sequence MEIIIILLGILGLGTGSIVFSIRNLYYICQPSEVLIFAGSSSKIKGSRKVGYRLVKGGSSLRVPVLERAFRMDLTNMIIELKVTNAYSKGGIPLTVEAVANIKIAGEEPTIHNAIERLLGKTRKQIEQIAKETLEGNLRGVLASLTPEQVNEDKIAFAKSLLEEAEDDLEKLGLVLDTLQVQNISDDVSYLNSIGRKQQADLLRDARIAEAQAQAESVIQEAENNKKTSLRRIETQIAIAKAEADRRLKDALTKREALIAEAKAEIASEVARTEAEVGVQTERIKQVEQQLQADVVAPAEAESKRAIAQAKGNAAIIIEDGKAQAEGTRRLAESWKTAGPSAREIFLFQKLETLLKTMASTVPDVDVDNVTVIDTNNGSNVTKIVSFLEQLRQTTGVDLAETVRKIGNNQTQVIQPVEVITPDEQSWNRLRSDMQQFLDRLAEAKQTIPEAEKSVERAIKRSPSLRQRLQKAMNAGGKEALNAIFAHPVIHIPTTMVEAWLDQDV; translated from the coding sequence ATGGAAATAATCATTATCTTACTAGGAATTCTAGGACTCGGTACTGGTTCGATAGTTTTTTCAATTCGCAATCTTTACTATATTTGCCAGCCGAGTGAAGTGCTAATCTTTGCTGGTAGTTCCTCGAAAATTAAAGGTAGTCGAAAGGTAGGCTATCGTTTGGTTAAAGGAGGTAGTAGCTTACGAGTTCCAGTGTTAGAACGTGCGTTTCGCATGGATTTAACCAATATGATCATCGAGCTGAAGGTAACTAATGCTTACTCGAAAGGTGGTATTCCTTTGACGGTAGAGGCGGTGGCAAATATTAAAATTGCTGGTGAGGAACCAACAATTCATAATGCGATCGAGCGTTTGTTGGGGAAAACTCGCAAGCAAATTGAGCAAATTGCCAAGGAAACTTTAGAAGGAAATTTACGCGGAGTTTTGGCAAGTTTGACTCCGGAACAAGTTAATGAAGATAAGATTGCTTTTGCAAAAAGTTTGCTGGAAGAAGCTGAGGATGATTTAGAAAAGTTAGGCTTGGTTTTGGATACTTTGCAGGTACAAAATATTTCTGATGATGTGAGTTATCTCAACTCGATCGGACGCAAACAACAAGCAGATTTGTTAAGAGATGCACGGATTGCTGAGGCGCAAGCGCAGGCTGAATCGGTAATTCAAGAAGCAGAAAATAATAAGAAAACTTCTCTGCGACGTATTGAAACCCAAATTGCCATAGCCAAAGCCGAAGCCGATCGCCGCCTTAAGGATGCGCTTACCAAGCGAGAGGCGTTAATTGCGGAAGCGAAAGCGGAAATTGCTTCGGAAGTCGCTCGTACTGAGGCAGAAGTAGGGGTACAAACCGAGCGGATTAAGCAAGTAGAGCAACAGTTACAAGCAGATGTGGTGGCTCCCGCAGAAGCAGAATCTAAGCGGGCGATCGCCCAAGCAAAGGGTAATGCGGCGATAATTATTGAGGATGGTAAGGCGCAAGCTGAAGGTACGCGCCGTTTGGCTGAGTCTTGGAAAACTGCTGGACCTTCGGCTCGAGAAATTTTCCTCTTCCAAAAGCTGGAAACTTTACTCAAAACAATGGCTTCTACTGTACCTGATGTGGACGTGGATAATGTGACGGTAATTGATACGAATAACGGTAGCAATGTTACGAAAATTGTCTCTTTCCTGGAACAATTACGTCAGACGACGGGTGTAGATTTGGCTGAGACAGTTCGCAAAATTGGCAATAATCAAACTCAAGTTATTCAACCTGTGGAGGTTATCACCCCAGATGAGCAGTCTTGGAATCGTCTTCGGAGTGATATGCAGCAGTTTCTCGATCGCTTGGCTGAAGCTAAACAAACTATTCCGGAAGCGGAAAAATCGGTGGAACGAGCGATTAAACGCAGTCCTAGTTTGAGACAACGGTTACAAAAGGCAATGAATGCTGGCGGTAAAGAAGCTTTAAATGCGATTTTTGCTCACCCGGTTATTCACATTCCGACAACAATGGTTGAAGCTTGGCTGGATCAAGATGTTTAA